Proteins found in one Cytophagia bacterium CHB2 genomic segment:
- a CDS encoding OmpA family protein — protein TDATGTDEHNLELSRARSQAVANFLASLQVSATRFTIMGYGEAQPIADNETEVGRAQNRRVEIAIMANDKLKKAAQANAG, from the coding sequence ATACCGACGCCACCGGCACCGACGAGCACAATCTCGAACTTTCGCGTGCGCGGTCACAGGCCGTTGCCAATTTTCTCGCTTCTCTGCAGGTCAGCGCCACCCGCTTCACCATCATGGGCTACGGCGAAGCACAACCCATTGCCGACAATGAAACGGAAGTCGGGCGCGCGCAAAACCGCCGCGTGGAAATCGCCATTATGGCCAACGACAAGCTGAAGAAGGCCGCACAAGCAAACGCGGGTTG